Proteins found in one Lates calcarifer isolate ASB-BC8 linkage group LG8, TLL_Latcal_v3, whole genome shotgun sequence genomic segment:
- the fgf18a gene encoding fibroblast growth factor 18a isoform X2, which yields MWSLLSTLTVLCIQMLLVMCNPLQVLGVDGVNFSVHVENQTQVRDTMSRRHHRVYQLYSRTSGKHVQVLGRRISARGEDGDKYAQLVVEADTFGSQVRIRGKETNFYLCMNRRGKLVGKKASNRSADCVFVEKVLENHYTALMSARYTGWYVGFTKRGRPRRGPHTLPNQQDVHFMKRFPPGEQPDLTTPFRFTTISKRGKRVRATGPR from the exons ATGTGGTCCCTTCTTTCCACGCTGACCGTCTT ATGTATCCAGATGTTGCTGGTGATGTGCAATCCATTACAG GTACTTGGTGTGGATGGAGTCAACTTCAGTGTACATGTGGAGAACCAGACGCAGGTGCGAGACACCATGAGCCGGCGACACCACCGGGTCTACCAGCTCTACAGCCGCACCAGCGGCAAACACGTCCAGGTGCTGGGACGCAGGATCAGCGCCcgaggagaagatggagacaAATAtg CCCAGCTCGTAGTGGAGGCCGATACCTTCGGTAGCCAGGTGAGAATCCGGGGCAAAGAAACCAATTTCTACCTGTGCATGAATCGCCGCGGCAAGCTGGTAGGAAAG aAGGCCAGTAATCGAAGTGCCGACTGCGTCTTTGTGGAAAAGGTTCTGGAAAACCACTACACAGCCCTGATGTCGGCGCGCTACACGGGCTGGTACGTGGGCTTCACTAAAAGAGGGCGTCCTCGCCGTGGCCCCCACACGCTCCCCAACCAGCAGGATGTGCACTTCATGAAGCGCTTCCCACCTGGGGAGCAGCCTGACCTCACCACCCCCTTCCGCTTCACCACCATCAGCAAGCGGGGCAAGAGGGTGCGTGCTACTGGGCCCCGCTAG
- the fgf18a gene encoding fibroblast growth factor 18a isoform X3, whose protein sequence is MWSLLSTLTVLCIQMLLVMCNPLQQVLGVDGVNFSVHVENQTQVRDTMSRRHHRVYQLYSRTSGKHVQVLGRRISARGEDGDKYAQLVVEADTFGSQVRIRGKETNFYLCMNRRGKLVGKASNRSADCVFVEKVLENHYTALMSARYTGWYVGFTKRGRPRRGPHTLPNQQDVHFMKRFPPGEQPDLTTPFRFTTISKRGKRVRATGPR, encoded by the exons ATGTGGTCCCTTCTTTCCACGCTGACCGTCTT ATGTATCCAGATGTTGCTGGTGATGTGCAATCCATTACAG CAGGTACTTGGTGTGGATGGAGTCAACTTCAGTGTACATGTGGAGAACCAGACGCAGGTGCGAGACACCATGAGCCGGCGACACCACCGGGTCTACCAGCTCTACAGCCGCACCAGCGGCAAACACGTCCAGGTGCTGGGACGCAGGATCAGCGCCcgaggagaagatggagacaAATAtg CCCAGCTCGTAGTGGAGGCCGATACCTTCGGTAGCCAGGTGAGAATCCGGGGCAAAGAAACCAATTTCTACCTGTGCATGAATCGCCGCGGCAAGCTGGTAGGAAAG GCCAGTAATCGAAGTGCCGACTGCGTCTTTGTGGAAAAGGTTCTGGAAAACCACTACACAGCCCTGATGTCGGCGCGCTACACGGGCTGGTACGTGGGCTTCACTAAAAGAGGGCGTCCTCGCCGTGGCCCCCACACGCTCCCCAACCAGCAGGATGTGCACTTCATGAAGCGCTTCCCACCTGGGGAGCAGCCTGACCTCACCACCCCCTTCCGCTTCACCACCATCAGCAAGCGGGGCAAGAGGGTGCGTGCTACTGGGCCCCGCTAG
- the fgf18a gene encoding fibroblast growth factor 18a isoform X1 — protein MWSLLSTLTVLCIQMLLVMCNPLQQVLGVDGVNFSVHVENQTQVRDTMSRRHHRVYQLYSRTSGKHVQVLGRRISARGEDGDKYAQLVVEADTFGSQVRIRGKETNFYLCMNRRGKLVGKKASNRSADCVFVEKVLENHYTALMSARYTGWYVGFTKRGRPRRGPHTLPNQQDVHFMKRFPPGEQPDLTTPFRFTTISKRGKRVRATGPR, from the exons ATGTGGTCCCTTCTTTCCACGCTGACCGTCTT ATGTATCCAGATGTTGCTGGTGATGTGCAATCCATTACAG CAGGTACTTGGTGTGGATGGAGTCAACTTCAGTGTACATGTGGAGAACCAGACGCAGGTGCGAGACACCATGAGCCGGCGACACCACCGGGTCTACCAGCTCTACAGCCGCACCAGCGGCAAACACGTCCAGGTGCTGGGACGCAGGATCAGCGCCcgaggagaagatggagacaAATAtg CCCAGCTCGTAGTGGAGGCCGATACCTTCGGTAGCCAGGTGAGAATCCGGGGCAAAGAAACCAATTTCTACCTGTGCATGAATCGCCGCGGCAAGCTGGTAGGAAAG aAGGCCAGTAATCGAAGTGCCGACTGCGTCTTTGTGGAAAAGGTTCTGGAAAACCACTACACAGCCCTGATGTCGGCGCGCTACACGGGCTGGTACGTGGGCTTCACTAAAAGAGGGCGTCCTCGCCGTGGCCCCCACACGCTCCCCAACCAGCAGGATGTGCACTTCATGAAGCGCTTCCCACCTGGGGAGCAGCCTGACCTCACCACCCCCTTCCGCTTCACCACCATCAGCAAGCGGGGCAAGAGGGTGCGTGCTACTGGGCCCCGCTAG